A region of the Dreissena polymorpha isolate Duluth1 chromosome 6, UMN_Dpol_1.0, whole genome shotgun sequence genome:
tagtgcgtcgccgtgactgtcaagaaaaatatacagtatcgccgcgactgtcaagaataatatcgtgcgtcgccgcgactgtcaagaaaaagatcaagtatcgcttcgtgtgtctagtgtcgcccttgatgaaagaagtgcgagattatagatggcactatccggattccgtataaaTGCGGTGTAACTAGGTGCTTATTTTGACGTCGTAGCAAGTTAATTTCAAAAACTTTTCGTGAATGGAAGTTTATATGTGTCGCTATCGGAACGTTGTCCGAACTGAGTTAATATAAGATTATCCACGTATTGTCAATGACAGATTTCCATATAGCGTCACTGGAATAATAATACCGGGCTTACATAGAAGTCAAAATGTATGTATACACTAGGTCGGCCTCACATATTTTATGTTAGCTTTTTTGTTatcgtttaaatgaaatatatacttTCTTGTCCAAATTGTCAGACAATATACAACTAATGTCGTTTTTGAAATTTAGAATACACATCTCTACCAATAACGTTTTAACATTGAAAACGTGTATGTAATTAGGAAAAGGCTgaagtttaaataaattaattttctgtATAAATGAAGTCGAACAGATGAAATGTTCATAACACATTTGAAAGGATCGTAAATTTAGCAACGTGAACATTTAGCGATTAACTTAATGATAGCGTTAAACGACACGACAATGTATCTTCAAGAAAAGGAAAGTTGATCTTTTTTACTTAGTTTTGTTCACTATcgatacttattttttatgtcgCCTACATAATTCAACTAAATAACCTAAGACGATCGTTACGATAAAATAGAATACGCTCTTAAAAACGCTGCAACATTGTACCACACACATGTAAGCTAAAACGGTAGGGTAAGTGATTTACAGGGACAAATGTTTACGATGTAATGATGTTATTAATATTTAGATAAAGTTATGGCTACTGGAAGTAAATCCTTGATTGTTGCCGCTTTCGACTTCGGGACCACCTACAGTGGATATGCATTCTCCTTCAAAGACTCTCCAAATGACGTCAAAACTAACAGGAATTGGAATGCCGGATCTGGTCAACTTATCTCACTTAAAACACCCACAAGTGTTCTTCTCAATCAGAATGGTGAGTTCGACTCGTTTGGATTCGATGCCGAGGATAAGTATTCGTCTTTGGCAGGAGATGGAAAACACCATGATTGGAGACTGTTTAGAAGATTTAAGATGGTTCTGCACAATCAGAAGGTATATCAACGTTCCAGGCACATACTCGTTTTTAATTAACACTTGTTACAAACGATCAGTATTGTTCGATAAGTATTACAGTCACGCAGATACAAATGCTGTTGCAAACTTctgcataattatgtttgtaaaagAGAATTACGAATACGACATCATTTCTGAAGACATTTCCCACGTAAAGAATATAATAAACAGTTACAGCAAAATATGTGTAATTGTACATGCAAAAGAATATTGCAAACCTCATATAAACttcgtttttttaaatttggGGTCATGGTGTGTTCTCTGTGGACGCTCGATAAATTTAGTTacacattattatacattttcgtttaaaaaaataaatgattattACGCTTAACCTTATACGTTAAAGTTTTTTGGTATTTCGGGAATTCTATTTGAAATGCCTCTTTGCACAGCTTTTGTATTCTATGAATGACATGTTTCAGTGTATTTCCCGCTCAGCAACAGTGGAAGATTTGGAAGGTAAAACTTTCCTAGCCAAACCGATATTTACGATGTCGCTCAAGTATCTACAGAAACACCTGTTGGACGCTTTGAGTATGAGTAAAATTGGGACGAAAGAAACTGACATCAAATACATAATTACCGTACCAGCTATCTGGGGCATCGCTGCCAAACAGTTCATGAGAGAAGCAGCGATTGAGGTACCAAAAAGTTTGTAAACAAATTAACATTTGTTAACCGATTTCTCTATTTTCATGGACTAACGTCCATCCAGAGCAAGTGCATTGTTCAAATGACATATGCCATGATAAAAATTGCTTTCTTGACAAATAAAGTTAAACCTATAGACTTTTGTGTTCATATTAAGGCTGGTAACATACAGACTCATGTTTTATCACTGTTGTTATATATTAAGGCTGGTATCGATGGCGACCGACTAAAATTGGCCCTGGAACCCGAGGCAGCTGCTGTTTGTTGTGAGGCCCTCGGTCACACGTTAGCGGGAAAAAAATTCATGGTCGTCGACTTAGGAggtaatgctactgctactgcaactatGATATCTACTGTCACTGTTAGTTTCACATCTGCTACAAAATGCTTCAAATGTCCTACTataacttctacttctactactactactacttctactactacttctactactactgctactactactactactactactactactactactactactactactactactactactactactactactactactactactactactactactactactactactactactactactactactattactgctactacaactactaacaCTTCTATTATTTCGACTACTATTACTTCTAGTTCTTCTGCTTGCTATACTACTACTTTTAAATCAACAATTAATCAAACTCAAACGAGATTGTTTGCTGTATTGTATCTGCTTTATTTTCTATTCCACAGGTGGCACTGCTGACATATCTGTCCACGAGAAACAAAGAGATGGGTCACTGAAGAATATTCACGCCCCAAGCGGCGGTCCATGGGGTGGAATATATGTTGATGCAAATTTTACAAAGTTTATGACAGAAATATTTGGTTCAGTTGCCATAACTGCCTTGCAAAGTAACGAAATGTATGATTACTTTGATATGATTCGTGACTTTGAGGTAAAAAAGAGGAAATTCGAGTTAAATTCTCAAAGCGACATCACATTTCGAATCCCAGTTGCACTGAAGGAAATTACTGAGAGGCATTTTCATCAGTCTTTATCAGACCGACTGGCATCGTTGAAATACGGTAAACAAGTTGTCACGAGAGGAAGAGATAAGCTTGGTGTCGACTCGTCAATCATGCAAAGTTGGTTCACTGATCCGGTTTCCAAAACGGTGAATCACATGAGCAGTGTTTTTAAAGAAGAGCGAATGAAAGATGTTGGTCTTATCGTCTTAGTTGGCGGGTTTGCGGAGAGTCCATACGTTCAGCAGATGATTAAGGAAGAACTACCTGGGAAACAGCTGATCATTCCTGGGGAGGCGGGTCTGGCCGTGCTGAAGGGAGCCGTGATGTTTGGACATAAGCCAGACATAATGTCATCCAGGGTTATGGATTACACGTATGGGGTTGGTATATCGAATATATTTGATGAGAAAATACATCCTGTTGAAAGGAGAGAAGACATAAATGGGATTTGGATAGTCCTCAACTGTTTCCAGATATTTGTAAGATTTAATCAAGAGGTGCAATTTGATTCCAAGGTGACACATTTAAGCTACCCTGTAACTAAACGTAGTAAAATTGGGATATTCAGGACAAAAGACAGGGATCCGGAATACACAACAGATCCTGGATGTGAACAACTTGGTGTAATTGAAATGGACAACGACGAACAGATTCCACTGGAAGAACAGGAAACTAAGACAACGTTTATGTTTGGAGACACCGAGTTGCGTGTAGTGTGTGAGACTTTGACTGGCAAAGTAGATACATTAACACTTGCCTTGACCAAATAAAACTGTCACTATAGATACGCGGAATTTACAACTTTTGACAGTGCTTATCTGTTACAGGTCATGAGAATActgtttattatttatgttaagacTGTATTGTTTCAAATTGATGGAAGAACTCTACgagttattgtttttagaaagaCCGTATACAATACTCCAGTAAAATAAGCGGTAATTTAAATGCTTACAGTGTGCGTattgtgttatgtgtatttatacaaaatgcacattCGTTAAGTTGAAAGCATTGTCCTTTACACAAATAGACACACAAGTAAAAAAATAGACCTTTTTGTATCCTGTTATTTTAAAAAAGGCTAATCAATTTCCGCGAACATGGTGATATATCGTGAAGagtaatattcatacaaaattgAATACGTTTAAAGTTATAAACTATACTTCTTTTAAATAGCACATGAAACAACCGTAAATTGTGAATAATGCATGCTTTAATAACTGAGAATACATGACTATTATATAGTTTTGTTTGTGCATTTtagttatgttatattttattttaatacatgtagttgtGTATTTGTGTATAGCAATAATTTTATTTCCCTTTATTCGTTTTGCTCAGTTATTTCATGTTTAGAATGGATCACGCTACATCaaatattcattaatattcatgtaTAAGTAGTGTAAGAGGTACTATAATTAGTTCTTTTGGGTTCCAATGTGTTTATAAGACATCCCTATATATTTCGTGTAAATAACATACAAACATATCAAAAACACAGAATCCGGTTTGTTCTGTTctcatacaatatattttttgtagatctttttataacaaattctataactctttataaatttcagtttgtatttacatttttactctatacatgtatacatcattttaacagtgatacatatttattatataatgtacTTAAATTAATATAAGAATATTTTTGTTGGATAATAAGCAAATTGATTTGCTATGAAATATTGAACGATTGAAAAAGCTATATGTCTTTTGAATATGTCTAACGAATCAACatgaattaacattttaaaatgtccaTACAATGTTATTCAAAACAGTTTGTTATTGTTCCGATTATTttcgtaaaaataaaaaaatatttaaatatgtatttgagtAATGAATGGCTAAGTTGCTAGACAAGTATATCAATCAGTTTGAATCTCGAAAATGCCATAACATTTACGTGCGATTTGGACCTGAAATTATGTATCCAGCAAATCTCTTCCTACCTCTAATTCAAGCAGGACAGAATTACGTTACTAGCATACAATGAGCACAATTCATATCGAACCATGGACGTAACTGCCATGTTATTGTAGTACGACATTAAATtatcaacttaaaaataatataccAATGTACATAATCACTCGCGATAGCGCCTAACAAAATCGTGTGAACAGTGTACACGTAACTTACTCGTATGATAAACATAAGCATCAAATCAAAGGAAACACAGtgataaaagtgtaaaacaaaacactttaaagtgctgatcataatcatcatcattcccttaaCCGGTCTGGTCGTTGGGGACAGGGTGGGGGAAGTGAAAAACGACGACACAGAGTAAGGACGGCTGCTGAGAGAAGCTCATCGATGGGGAGGGACTTCCCACCATATTTTCAACTGACGGCCGCGACGGCGACCTCCCTCTAGCTTGTCACTTCTTCCAGCTTCTCGTGAGaaaagtttaaaacaaaacacttaaaaGTGTTGATCACAGTCATCATCATTCCTTTAACAGGTCTTGCCGttgggggggagggagggggcaATGAAAAAACGACGACACAGAGTCAGGACGGCTGCTGAGAGTAGTTCATCGATGGGTAGGGACTTACTCGTTCACATTGTCCAACCATATTTTCAACTGAGGGCCGCGACGGCGACCTCCCTCTAGCTTGTCACTTCTTCCAGCTTCTTGCCGTTCATGGTTATGTGTTGTTCATGCTGGGCACCATGGTTATACACTTCCTCGTGCAGACCTCCATTACATATGCTCGTGCTTTTTCATAAAATCTGTTGGTGAGATTTTGGAGGTTACTGCTTGTGTCACCCATGAattcaatgtcatcagcgaatcgcAAATTGTCGATGGGTCTGCAACCGATGAGAATATAATTGTGGTGGTATTTGAAGGTCTCCTGAATAATCTTTTTATGGAACAGTTTAATCATGACTGGGTAGCAGACGTTGGTGTTTCTCAATAATGACTGTTGTGCTGTTATAGATATGTTTCGCCAAACTGTGAATCCAGTTGTTCAGCCGGTCTTGGTGGGATTTTTAACGGTGTTGTAGGCTTTTTTACTGTTGTCTGTGGTCATCTATGTTTCAATATTGATTTATGGCAATGCAATCCATAGATCCTGGACCATTTTTATCTTCGTCCTCATTTTCTTGCGAGACTGTCCGATTAATTTTGTAGTTAAATGAAAACGTTACTACTTTGAAGagtttggtttaaaaaatatttatctatTCGTATACAGCATGTGAGcaatttaatacaatacaaacatactggCTTACTTTTGACGAAATATACTTAACATAAGGAATGCAAAGtgtaaattaacataattaaGAAAAAAGCTTTCGAAGCTTGCGagatgtctctcttctgtcattTGGAAGTGCTGCTGATAAGGTGTAAACAATTGAGCATATAACTACAATGTACATAATGTCGAAACTACAATGAAAATCGAATAATATAAGTATTTATAAGTATACAGAATCGGAATGAAAAAATATACAGGAATAATACAAAAACGTAACAAGATGATGTAGATAGAGAGAGAAAGATATTACGTTTATATACATCAGCATTTATATACGTTTATATTCATCAgcattattaatttgtaataaggAAAGAGATAAACGTGACAGAGTTATCGCAACTTGAGAACGTAACGATAATAAAAGAAACAGTTGCGTggcggggcatcgttagcaggaTCAGGTCTGTTTGTGAGATGGGGTTTTGTtaaaatctatgactatctcggatgaaagactggaCATGTTTGAATATAAGTGAATTTTCTTCGTATGATCCGTCTTTGACACCGAAGAGAagatcgccttttgggctacctacacaagggtgatatatcgtgttaaatatatcgtgcgtcgtcgcgactgtcgcgcaaaatagcgtgcgtcgccgcaactgtcgcgaaaaatatcgtgtatcgcttcgtgtgtctagtgtcgcccttgatgaaagataGAAAGAAGGGCgatattatagatggcactatccggttACCGTAGATATCCGATAATTACCTATCGATCATAACTCAAAATTAGTATAGAATGATATTGCCGTTTTCAGTGTGCATTACACACCACAAAGACCACATATTGTACATGGTATATCTTAATGGTGTTTTCATTTATTATcaacaaatttaaaaaacatgaatatgttaAAGCAGTGGATTTTTGGGAAGCCTTCAGGTAAAATGTTTGTGTAATACTGTgtttatttttaagcatattacctaattgaagttgtttttgTCTTGTTTAATCGAACGTGGCAATAACTTTATGTGTTTTTTCCAATTAAAAAACTTCTCAATCTTTTtctatgttttgtttataaattaagacaaaagAAATCAAAGACCTGTACGGGAATTCCTTCATATTTTCCTTGATATGTTGcgaataattaattgtttacctcATTATGTATGTAACAACGGTGACCCCATATTGTCCCGTTTCTTAAATAGAAAGTGGTATATAGATCACTCAATCGATAAAATAAAACATAGTTAATTTAAAGCCACAcatattgaaatgaaatacacgttaatcaaaacatatagatgcaatttgaaagtatgcaaaattgttattaaatctttaacaaagttagcaagtaatttatttttattttttaagtttaaaaccgaaagtaggatttctaaacgtatacgtccattttaacaaacgcgattatttttaagttttaaagcgcaaaaaagacgaatttctaccttgttaccaccagatatattcttattggtatagataaaatatgtttcttatttttacttaaatttactttcatttcaaggtgtgtggcgcAAATGTTTTTTGTATGTCACACCATATATATGCtaccaacataattatttgtgtacCCATGTACGGATTCTTGTGCACGTTATACAAAAATGTGCAATAAagaatttttaacaaaaaacttgGCAGATATGAGGACAGGTAAATACAATCTTTAGCCATGGATACCGTTTAAGTAAATCTATATCCAGTATGACTTTATTCACTAACAAAAATATAAGCAGTTGTTATAACACTCGTCGACCATTTTGATTGTGCCGTGGATCAATATAGGTCTGCTAAAACATTTTGTTCGTTCTCAACATGTTCTCTGTAACTCTAGTTTACTGAAATTGTGTAAATATGTCATTTTGCAAATGATTTGAATTTTATATTAATCGTAAGcacatatttgattttgatttatatttactgttaattTTCTTCAATATATAGTACTATCATTATAATAGAAGCAACACAATCTAATATGCATTCATTCGCTGTCTCCTTGCAGTCGCATTAGTGCTACGTCATTATCTGcatacaaattataataaaatgctgGTGTAAGACATCGACTATAATGAATTAATGGCGTGCATATATAGAAAAAATGTATTGGCATGTTTATCTCTGAAACCTAACAACCGCAAAGATGGTAGTTTGTCGCCGTTACCATTAGTTTAACTGTTAATAATGCGTTGTGATCGCTCTCTTCCGATATCAATAATACATGATATGTATTACAACAATTTATATTAATTCGCTAGTACGATCATTAACTGATTGTAATGGAATAGTCATGCTGTCCATGTAAaaattttgcatgataaaagacCGACTACATAGTTGAAAGCATTAGTGGACTGAAGACACTTCTCTACTTTCAATCGTGAATTATAAATAGTTAATTTCTAATATCGTGTTATTAGCTCATAAGGGTTCACCGGTCAAGGCGATACAGACGGCATAATGTTTACCGAATGTCATAAGTTCGAGTTAAGTTTTCTATTAGTTTTTAACAGTGTTTCTgttttactataaatacaaaataacaaattcGTATTAACTTTCAATACTCTCAAAATATCGGTATTCAAATGATGAACAGATGCTTAAAAATTGATTAAAGAGAATGTTTGCACATAGTCGTATACGTTATGAACACAATAATTTCGAATATTAACACATCAGAAAAAGCCAAATTAGCGTCTCGAATAAGACAGCAATCACATTGTGACGTTGTAGAGTAACCTTTAGTCTATCGGTTGAAGTCAACACGTAGCTATTCTATGTATGAATATTTACAAGGTCTTCAAATATCCGTATCAATAATATACGATATTTGTTATCTTAATTTAGAATCGGTTATGTATATCAGCCAATATTCAAGAGCGCCATGTTAAATATagcgtttatctttattgttagCAGGGATTACGTGTTTATAATTGCCAGTTTTGTTTTGCTTCAATTGCGAACGATTATCGCGGCAACTGTGTGGAGTTTGGGGCTATTAGCGGTAATAGACGCCTCTCTTAAACCAGCGATAGCAATCAATAGATTGCGACTTTGGTCTGCTTATTTGAAGTTTTGTTTaccaagttataaaaaaaaatgttggctaaaataaaatgtttcaaaatatcaAAGGTTTTAAGagaataattatttattcaaatctTACCcatctgaaacaaattttaattattttaagacataaatgCATAGTTAGAAAgaacacaaaacaaaatttaaagtACACagtcattattttcatttttgtatgaatactgttaaataacatgtattggtAATTTAGTGTAATATTTTGGCAGTTTATTGACCGCAGTAAAAGATAGTTAGAATTCCACTGGTTTTCAAGAGTTGCCACATGGAATTTTTGAAAAATCTAGACATCAATGACAGGATGGTGTCACGCTTgcttaaagtaattacaatttattattattattatatatagctCCATATATACTATATCCAACCTCCATTGAAAATATCAATACTCCTCAGTATATATATATCTCCATATATACTGTCCAATCTCCATGTATTATACTCCTGAGTATATATATAGCTCCATATATACTGTGTATAATACTCCTCGTATATACTCAATGTATATACTTATCTCCATAAATCCGCTTCGGGTCGCCTTTGTCCGAGCAGACCCAAAGCATCTAAATGCAAACTTAAGAATgaacattttgaaatgaaattttgTGAAATGTGCCAAATATAGGATGGCTTCTCTCCAAAACTGATTATCTCCAAAAGGAGCCATATTAAGGAGAGGAGAACCACCCATAcctatataaaatattgttaacttgtGAAATTAAGAGAGCGAATAATTATACTAGTTTAATTACAACACATCATTTTGCGGCGACCtgaacaagaaacaaacataACAACATCAATCTTACAGCAAGTAAAATAAAACGTCAAAGAATTAAAAAGGAAAGAGCAAATAAGACAACAATTAAACATAGTGGTGAAAGTGATAGGACATACATGTGCAAATCTatgtatttcaaaatgttaataataattcatataaaaaattGAGGTATCCAACGTAAGGCATcttatattacttttatttttgaaGAGAGTACATATACGTTCAACTTGACATGTTTGAAAGTATACTaacatttgttttacattttcagtAAACCGGTTATTTAACcggttaaaataataaataactggtATTTTTTAGTTAACTGTAACCTAGTAGCTCACATACTTTCAAATACAAACCAACTACAATAACAAGAGAGATATCATTCCAGTTATAAGAATAACTTTAACCCGCGTATATTTGATACTTGggttttaattgttaaatgctAAAATAGTTAACTCAGAGCATGACATTTAACACCACGCTTTGATTTATCTATAAAATACCGAAtggcatgttttaaatttatgtactcaaataattttttaataaaattaataaaaaaataaacaatacaaaataatttgCGACATACTTATAAAGAGCGAATTTTAGAtgtcaatatattacaaaaaagcTTTGGAAAAACCTTATATCAATCTATTTCAAAATGAGTCTTATCATGAACATCGATGAAGCGACGTGAACACAGTCTAATGAAAAAAATACTCTTAAATATTCGGTAAATCATGTGTTATCGATGGCTTTATACGTGTTTCAAAGGACACACAAATAAACTTGTCCACGTTTACAATAGTTTCGTCcgtgttcgaaaaaaaaattccTAGGCAATTGTataatatttcatattcagcCACTGTTTACGTCGCAATGAACACTGATTTAAGGTAAAGCATTTTTCTTATCACAAGTACGACAACAGAagtgttgatttttgttttgctgtATCCCTAGCTTCTGTTGTTTCTACAGTTAAAAATAGTGCAACTGCATATACTCCTTGAGGACAACTCTTTTTATGAAAGACGAAAAACCAAATTCCTTAACAATACTGGACAAAACATACAACAACGTACACAATAACATAGGAGGTTCACAGGGTTTTTGAACGGGTAATGTTGTCAAACTACGTCGGAGATTGTTTACAAATTGTGAATAAATTGGCTACCTCTACCTTTCAGGAGGCAGGACCATTCCTGTTGTTGTCAAGTATGACGTGTATCTACACAGGTTTCAGGATACTTggatacattttgcaataatgCCTTTTTTAAGTTTGGAACAAACGTTGTCACATGGTTAAGTGCATTCCTTAAGTGTCGTCCGTCTTTATGCATAAATAGAACGAACCAAATCAATTAAGACGCATATTCTGGAAACTCGGTGAAAAAGGTAAATGACAAAACGTGGTCTATCCATATAAAAATCGGAACAAATTAAGTTGAATGTGTAATTGGTATTTTACGTAGGTTACCCACCTCTCAAAAGACGTTTAACTTGCCGTATACGGTATGCAATATTGTatcattaacattaatatttttctGCGTACCTATCCGAGGTATTTGACATTTCACTCTTGATAATGTTACTTGTGTGTAacttcatttcatcgttcctcaaaatgTTGTAACTCTGGCTCTGGTCTCCTTCCCACCATTTAGTAATGAAATGGTaattacattgaatgcgtttaattcccttctttttttgtttgatttgagttgcaatgctatgagtttaaattttatgtacatgtatactagtATGTAACAtagaatattgctgggccaagtgtgaggttgagcgctctaaaaccggtttcaAACCCTCAATGCTGTGCATTGACCGTTCCTAGgcagtgaccccaattttattCTTCTATGTATGTATGtggtttcgtattgtgctgttacTGTTTTGGCAATAGGTCAtttgtcttaaaggggccttttcacagattttggcattttttaacttattcattaaatgctttatattgataaatgtaatcattggaccgtaaaagcaccagtaaaaaatcaagaataaaattaaaaaaaggaaaagaacattgcccggagcaggtttcgaaccagtgacccctggagtcctgccagagtcctgaagtaaaaatgctttagcctactcagctattccgccgagtacacattcttgacgtattttataccttatataagcaatcttcgtag
Encoded here:
- the LOC127835638 gene encoding heat shock 70 kDa protein 12B-like, yielding MATGSKSLIVAAFDFGTTYSGYAFSFKDSPNDVKTNRNWNAGSGQLISLKTPTSVLLNQNGEFDSFGFDAEDKYSSLAGDGKHHDWRLFRRFKMVLHNQKCISRSATVEDLEGKTFLAKPIFTMSLKYLQKHLLDALSMSKIGTKETDIKYIITVPAIWGIAAKQFMREAAIEAGIDGDRLKLALEPEAAAVCCEALGHTLAGKKFMVVDLGGGTADISVHEKQRDGSLKNIHAPSGGPWGGIYVDANFTKFMTEIFGSVAITALQSNEMYDYFDMIRDFEVKKRKFELNSQSDITFRIPVALKEITERHFHQSLSDRLASLKYGKQVVTRGRDKLGVDSSIMQSWFTDPVSKTVNHMSSVFKEERMKDVGLIVLVGGFAESPYVQQMIKEELPGKQLIIPGEAGLAVLKGAVMFGHKPDIMSSRVMDYTYGVGISNIFDEKIHPVERREDINGIWIVLNCFQIFVRFNQEVQFDSKVTHLSYPVTKRSKIGIFRTKDRDPEYTTDPGCEQLGVIEMDNDEQIPLEEQETKTTFMFGDTELRVVCETLTGKVDTLTLALTK